In Dromiciops gliroides isolate mDroGli1 chromosome 4, mDroGli1.pri, whole genome shotgun sequence, one DNA window encodes the following:
- the BRD2 gene encoding bromodomain-containing protein 2 isoform X2, with product MDMGTIKRRLENNYYWLASECMQDFNTMFTNCYIYNKPTDDIVLMAQTLEKIFLQKVALMPSEEQELVVTIPKNSHKKGAKLAALQSSLTNAHQVPAVSSLSHTPLYSPSPEIPTTVLNIPHGSVISSPLLKSLHSTGTPLLAVSAAPTAQPLTKKKGVKRKADTTTPTPTAILAPGSPASPPGGGPEPKAARLPPTRRESGRPIKPPRKDLPDSQQQHQSSKKGKLSEQLKHCNGILKELLSKKHAAYAWPFYKPVDASALGLHDYHDIIKHPMDLSTVKRKMENRDYRDAQEFAADVRLMFSNCYKYNPPDHDVVAMARKLQDVFEFRYAKMPDEPLEPGPLPASTVLPPGLAKSSSESSSEESSSESSSEEEEEEEEEEEEEETESSDSEEERANRLAELQEQLRAVHEQLAALSQGPISKPKRKREKKEKKKKRKAEKHRGRAGVDEDDKGPRLPRPPPPKKSKKAGGGGSSGPGAAGPPGFGLPGSGATRPPKKAMKTAPPPPTAAYDSEEEEESRPMSYDEKRQLSLDINKLPGEKLGRVVHIIQAREPSLRDSNPEEIEIDFETLKPSTLRELERYVLSCLRKKPRKPYTIKKPVGKTKEELALEKKRELEKRLQDVSGQLNSTKKPPKKASEKVESAQQVAVSRLSASSSSSDSSSSSSSSSSSDTSDSDSG from the exons CCCACAGATGACATTGTACTGATGGCACAGACGTTAGAAAAGatcttcttgcagaaggtggcacTGATGCCATCTGAAGAGCAGGAACTGGTGGTGACCATTCCCAAGAACAGCCACAAGAAGGGGGCAAAACTAGCAG CACTTCAGAGCAGCCTCACCAATGCCCACCAGGTGCCTGCTGTCTCTTCTTTGTCTCACACGCCTTTGTATTCCCCATCACCTGAGATTCCCACCACTGTGCTGAACATTCCCCATGGCTCAGtcatctcttctcccctcctcaagtCTCTGCACTCCACTGGCACCCCTTTGCTGGCAGTCTCTGCAGCACCTACTGCTCAGCCACTCACCAAG AAGAAGGGTGTGAAGCGGAAAGCAGACACCACCACGCCTACACCAACAGCTATCCTGGCTCCCGGCTCCCCGGCCAGTCCTCCCGGGGGTGGCCCAGAGCCCAAAGCAGCCCGGCTGCCCCCTACACGCCGGGAAAGTGGCCGTCCCATCAAACCCCCACGAAAGGACTTGCCAGACTCTCAGCAGCAGCACCAGAGCTCCAAGAAAGGGAAGCTGTCAGAGCAACTGAAACACTGCAATGGCATTTTGAAAGAGCTACTTTCCAAAAAACATGCTGCTTATGCCTGGCCTTTCTATAAGCCCGTGGATGCTTCAGCTCTTGGCCTGCATGACTACCATGACATTATTAAGCACCCCATGGACCTCAGCACTGTCAAG CGAAAGATGGAGAACAGAGATTACCGAGATGCCCAAGAGTTTGCAGCTGATGTGCGGCTTATGTTTTCCAACTGTTACAAGTATAATCCTCCTGATCACGATGTCGTTGCCATGGCACGAAAGCTACAG GATGTGTTTGAGTTCCGATATGCCAAGATGCCTGATGAACCATTGGAACCAGGACCCTTACCTGCCTCGACTGTCCTGCCCCCTGGCTTGGCTAAATCATCTTCTGAGTCCTCCAGTGAGGAGAGTAGTAGTGAAAGTTcctcagaggaagaagaagaggaagaagaggaggaggaggaagaagaaactgagagctCTGACTCGGAGGAAGAAAGGGCCAACAGGTTGGCTGAACTACAGGAACAG CTTCGGGCAGTGCATGAACAATTGGCTGCCCTGTCCCAGGGGCCAATTTCCAAGCCTAAACGGAAacgagagaagaaagaaaagaagaaaaagcggAAGGCAGAAAAGCATCGAGGGCGAGCAGGGGTAGATGAAGATGACAAGGGTCCCAGGCTGCCTCGACCGCCCCCACCCAAGAAATCGAAGAAGGcaggtggtggtggcagcagcggTCCTGGGGCTGCAGGGCCTCCTGGCTTTGGTCTTCCTGGAAGTGGTGCCACCAG ACCCCCAAAGAAGGCAATGAAGACAGCTCCACCACCACCGACTGCTGCCTATGActcagaggaagaggaggagagccGGCCCATGAGTTATGATGAGAAAAGACAGCTGAGCCTGGACATCAATAAGTTACCTGGAGAGAAGCTAGGCCGTGTGGTCCACATCATCCAGGCCCGTGAGCCCTCACTCCGTGACTCAAACCCTGAGGAGATTGAAATTGATTTTGAGACTCTGAAACCATCCACACTTCGAGAACTTGAGCGTTATGTTCTTTCCTGTTTGCGCAAGAAGCCCAGGAAACCCTATA CCATCAAAAAGCCGGTGGGTAAGACGAAGGAGGAACTGGCTCTGGAGAAAAAGCGAGAGCTGGAGAAGCGGCTACAGGATGTGAGTGGTCAGCTCAATTCTACCAAGAAGCCCCCCAAGAAGG CAAGTGAGAAAGTGGAGTCAGCGCAGCAAGTGGCAGTGTCACGCCTCAGTGCCTCAAGTTCCAGCTCAGActccagctcctcctcctcctcctcctcatcttctgaTACCAGTGACTCCGACTCAGGCTAA